The following proteins come from a genomic window of Athalia rosae chromosome 1, iyAthRosa1.1, whole genome shotgun sequence:
- the LOC105693394 gene encoding potassium voltage-gated channel protein eag isoform X6 has product MPGGRRGLVAPQNTFLENIIRRSSSQPDSSFLLANAQIADFPIVYCNESFCKISGFNRAEVMQKSCRCAFMYGELTNKETISRIEECLEGQIHDQFEILLYKKNSTPRETPLWLLLQIAPIKNERDLVVLFLLTFRDITALKQPIETDDAKGGLSKFAKLARSVTRSRSVLVSQFSSHLPVLKDTALPTTAKQSHLAHMMSLSGDVMPQYRQEAPKTPPHILLHYCAFKAIWDWIILCLTFYTAIMVPYNVAFKNKTSEDVSLLVVDSIVDVIFFIDIVLNFHTTFVGAGGEVVSDPKVIRMNYLKSWFIIDLLSCLPYDVFNAFDHDEDGIGSLFSALKVVRLLRLGRVVRKLDRYLEYGAAMLILLLCFYMLVAHWLACIWYSIGRSDADAGVQYSWLWKLANVTQSPYSYLWTNTSTTPELIAGPARRTMYVTALYFTMTCMTSVGFGNVAAETDNEKIFTICMMIIAALLYATIFGHVTTIIQQMTSATAKYHDMLNNVREFMKLHEVPKALSERVMDYVVSTWAMTKGLDTDKVLNYCPKDMKADICVHLNRKVFNEHPAFRLASDGCLRALAMHFTMSHSAPGDLLYHTGESIDSLCFIVTGSLEVIQDDEVVAILGKGDVFGDSFWKDSAIGQSAANVRALTYCDLHTIKRDRLLEVLDFYQAFANSFARNLVLTYNLRHRLIFRKVADVRHEKELAERRKNEPQLDQTQDHLVRKIFSRFRRERHNPDVEKADIKEIKDGESSHSRKLSSSDENNSSRTRPSKWGRLLGSSSLDSSNEAGVNDTFKRSLSARDSRPSSSAGTNKVFPKLAKLGTTGATIEEVSDTENAKEPTHLQNLSAESKQLSLRRLESYDGGLIAQPNNDREILAAVLEVKVDLKLEVQRVNQRLAKIEDMLQTLMNRVSVTATPTTVVPAHSQNSSSASHLQSSSSTSANAPPQGDTTEQKSVEPTNKEQLSLCDRLKYQEYPQAHPDRSKEVLERLISCSSELKTPKEVNKELLERLTQASTSRDDVTPLGPLILRKRRSKSRNKGAAPQAPLATQPVSPSDPTETTQMLEPAEETVTLSAEARTERLERSERLERKRPPPRPREYL; this is encoded by the exons ccgACAGCAGTTTTCTACTTGCAAATGCCCAGATAGCGGACTTTCCGATCGTCTATTGCAACGAAAGTTTCTGCAAAATTTCCGGCTTCAATCGGGCAGAG GTAATGCAAAAATCATGTCGTTGCGCTTTCATGTACGGCGAACTGACCAACAAGGAAACAATATCCCGCATCGAAGAGTGTTTGGAAGGGCAGATCCACGACCAGTTCGAGATTCTGCTTTACAAGAAAAACA GTACCCCACGAG AGACACCACTATGGCTTTTATTACAAATCGCGCCGatcaaaaacgaacgagattTGGTCGTCTTGTTTCTTTTGACATTTCGGGATATCACTGCGCTCAAACAACCCATAGAAACCGACGACGCCAAGGGTGGATTATCCAAGTTTGCAAAGCTTGCCAGATCCGTCACCAGATCAAGATCTGTTCTGGTTTCTCAGTTCAGTTCGCATCTCCCTGTCCTCAAAGACACAGCACTGCCAACTACGGCCAAGCAATCACACTTGGCTCAT atGATGTCCTTGAGCGGCGATGTCATGCCTCAATATCGTCAAGAAGCTCCAAAGACACCTCctcatattttattacattacTGTGCTTTCAAAGCTATTTGGGATTGGATTATTTTATGCCTGACTTTCTACACTGCGATCATGGTCCCATATAATGTGGCattcaaaaacaaaaccagCGAGGACGTCTCTCTGCTAGTCGTTGATAGTATAGTTGATGTCATTTTCTTTATCGATatcgttttgaattttcacacAACGTTTGTCGGTGCTGGTGGCGAAGTCGTCTCAGATCCAAAG GTGATCcggatgaattatttgaaGTCATGGTTTATAATTGACTTACTGAGCTGTTTACCATACGATGTATTTAATGCCTTTGATCACGACGAAGATGGAATAGGCAGCCTGTTCTCTGCCCTGAAGGTGGTCCGACTCTTGCGATTAGGGCGTGTTGTGAGAAAACTTGACCGGTACTTGGAGTACGGGGCAGCAATGCTAATTTTGCTACTCTGTTTTTACATGCTGGTTGCTCATTGGCTGGCCTGCATTTG GTATTCCATAGGGCGATCCGACGCTGATGCTGGTGTGCAATATTCTTGGCTATGGAAATTGGCCAATGTTACACAATCACCTTACAGCTATCTGTGGACAAATACGAGCACTACACCGGAATTGATAGCAGGTCCTGCGAGACGCACAATGTATGTTACTGCCCTGTATTTTACAATGACCTGCATGACTTCAGTTGGATTTGGAAACGTCGCTGCAGAAACTgataatgagaaaattttcaccatttgTATGATGATCATTGCTG CTCTTCTATATGCCACAATATTTGGTCACGTGACTACCATAATTCAGCAGATGACATCGGCAACTGCAAAGTATCATGATATGCTGAATAATGTGAGGGAATTCATGAAACTTCACGAGGTACCTAAGGCACTCAGTGAACGGGTCATGGACTATGTGGTCAGCACTTGGGCTATGACAAAAGGACTCGATACAGACAAGGTTCTTAATTACTGTCCAAAGGATATGAAGGCAGATATTTGCGTCCATTTAAATAGAAAGGTCTTCAACGAGCATCCTGCATTCAG ACTGGCCTCAGATGGCTGTTTAAGAGCTCTGGCTATGCACTTCACGATGTCACATAGCGCACCAGGCGATCTGTTGTACCACACTGGGGAATCCATAGACTCTCTATGCTTCATCGTAACTGGGAGCTTGGAAGTCATTCAGGATGATGAGGTCGTCGCAATTTTGGGCAAAGGAGACGTATTTGGCGACAGCTTTTGGAAAGACTCTGCTATCGGTCAAAGCGCTGCCAACGTCAGGGCTCTAACATACTGCGATTTACACACCATCAAACGTGATCGACTACTGGAGGTGCTCGACTTTTATCAAGCTTTCGCCAACTCCTTTGCTCGAAATCTCGTTCTCACTTACAACCTTCGCCATCGG TTGATCTTCCGAAAGGTCGCCGATGTGCGACATGAGAAGGAACTTGCAGAGCGTAGGAAAAATGAGCCACAGCTGGATCAAACGCAGGACCACCTTGTACGCAAGATATTTTCAAG GTTTCGAAGAGAGAGACATAACCCAGATGTAGAAAAAGCTGACATCAAAGAAATCAAGGATGGGGAATCGTCGCACTCGCGTAAACTGTCATCAAGTGACGAAAATAATTCTAGCCGCACAAGACCTAGTAAGTGGGGTCGACTGCTAGGAAGTTCTAGTCTAGACTCCAGCAATGAAGCAGGCGTGAATGATACTTTCAAGCGTTCTCTTAGCGCCAGAGATTCACGACCTAGCTCCAGCGCCGGTACTAACAAAGTTTTTCCAAAGCTGGCCAAGCTAGGAACCACTGGTGCTACTATCGAAGAAGTTAGCGACACAGAAAATGCCAAAGAACCAACGCATTTACAAAATTTAAGTGCGGAATCTAAACAATTAAGTCTCAGAAGACTGGAAAGTTATGATGGAGGACTAATAGCGCAACCGAACAATGACAGGGAAATCCTGGCTGCTGTTTTAGAAGTTAAGGTTGATTTGAAGTTGGAAGTTCAAAGGGTAAATCAAAGATTAGCAAAAATAGAAGATATGTTACAGACTCTGATGAACCGTGTCTCAGTTACTGCCACACCAACAACCGTAGTTCCGGCTCATAGCCAAAACAGTTCTAGCGCATCCCATTTGCAAAGTTCCAGTTCTACGAGTGCTAATGCTCCACCGCAAGGAGATACCACAGAACAAAAATCCGTGGAACCCACAAACAAAGAGCAGCTGTCGTTGTGTGATCGTTTAAAGTATCAAGAATATCCCCAAGCGCATCCCGATCGTTCTAAAGAGGTCTTAGAGCGGCTTATAAGCTGTTCCAGTGAACTTAAAACCCCCAAAGAAGTTAACAAAGAATTGCTCGAACGTTTAACCCAGGCTTCGACCTCCCGTGATGACGTGACCCCTTTGGGACCATTAATTTTGCGAAAACGTAGGAGCAAATCGCGAAATAAAGGTGCTGCTCCTCAAGCTCCTCTGGCCACACAGCCTGTAAGTCCTTCAGATCCTACTGAAACGACACAAATGCTCGAGCCTGCTGAAGAAACTGTGACCTTAAGTGCAGAGGCACGAACTGAAAGGCTAGAGCGATCCGAACGATTAGAACGCAAGCGACCACCGCCCAGACCTAgagaatatttatga
- the LOC105693394 gene encoding potassium voltage-gated channel protein eag isoform X5, producing the protein MPGGRRGLVAPQNTFLENIIRRSSSQPDSSFLLANAQIADFPIVYCNESFCKISGFNRAEVMQKSCRCAFMYGELTNKETISRIEECLEGQIHDQFEILLYKKNSTPRETPLWLLLQIAPIKNERDLVVLFLLTFRDITALKQPIETDDAKGGLSKFAKLARSVTRSRSVLVSQFSSHLPVLKDTALPTTAKQSHLAHMMSLSGDVMPQYRQEAPKTPPHILLHYCAFKAIWDWIILCLTFYTAIMVPYNVAFKNKTSEDVSLLVVDSIVDVIFFIDIVLNFHTTFVGAGGEVVSDPKVIRMNYLKSWFIIDLLSCLPYDVFNAFDHDEDGIGSLFSALKVVRLLRLGRVVRKLDRYLEYGAAMLILLLCFYMLVAHWLACIWYVTLRYSIGRSDADAGVQYSWLWKLANVTQSPYSYLWTNTSTTPELIAGPARRTMYVTALYFTMTCMTSVGFGNVAAETDNEKIFTICMMIIAALLYATIFGHVTTIIQQMTSATAKYHDMLNNVREFMKLHEVPKALSERVMDYVVSTWAMTKGLDTDKVLNYCPKDMKADICVHLNRKVFNEHPAFRLASDGCLRALAMHFTMSHSAPGDLLYHTGESIDSLCFIVTGSLEVIQDDEVVAILGKGDVFGDSFWKDSAIGQSAANVRALTYCDLHTIKRDRLLEVLDFYQAFANSFARNLVLTYNLRHRLIFRKVADVRHEKELAERRKNEPQLDQTQDHLVRKIFSRFRRERHNPDVEKADIKEIKDGESSHSRKLSSSDENNSSRTRPSKWGRLLGSSSLDSSNEAGVNDTFKRSLSARDSRPSSSAGTNKVFPKLAKLGTTGATIEEVSDTENAKEPTHLQNLSAESKQLSLRRLESYDGGLIAQPNNDREILAAVLEVKVDLKLEVQRVNQRLAKIEDMLQTLMNRVSVTATPTTVVPAHSQNSSSASHLQSSSSTSANAPPQGDTTEQKSVEPTNKEQLSLCDRLKYQEYPQAHPDRSKEVLERLISCSSELKTPKEVNKELLERLTQASTSRDDVTPLGPLILRKRRSKSRNKGAAPQAPLATQPVSPSDPTETTQMLEPAEETVTLSAEARTERLERSERLERKRPPPRPREYL; encoded by the exons ccgACAGCAGTTTTCTACTTGCAAATGCCCAGATAGCGGACTTTCCGATCGTCTATTGCAACGAAAGTTTCTGCAAAATTTCCGGCTTCAATCGGGCAGAG GTAATGCAAAAATCATGTCGTTGCGCTTTCATGTACGGCGAACTGACCAACAAGGAAACAATATCCCGCATCGAAGAGTGTTTGGAAGGGCAGATCCACGACCAGTTCGAGATTCTGCTTTACAAGAAAAACA GTACCCCACGAG AGACACCACTATGGCTTTTATTACAAATCGCGCCGatcaaaaacgaacgagattTGGTCGTCTTGTTTCTTTTGACATTTCGGGATATCACTGCGCTCAAACAACCCATAGAAACCGACGACGCCAAGGGTGGATTATCCAAGTTTGCAAAGCTTGCCAGATCCGTCACCAGATCAAGATCTGTTCTGGTTTCTCAGTTCAGTTCGCATCTCCCTGTCCTCAAAGACACAGCACTGCCAACTACGGCCAAGCAATCACACTTGGCTCAT atGATGTCCTTGAGCGGCGATGTCATGCCTCAATATCGTCAAGAAGCTCCAAAGACACCTCctcatattttattacattacTGTGCTTTCAAAGCTATTTGGGATTGGATTATTTTATGCCTGACTTTCTACACTGCGATCATGGTCCCATATAATGTGGCattcaaaaacaaaaccagCGAGGACGTCTCTCTGCTAGTCGTTGATAGTATAGTTGATGTCATTTTCTTTATCGATatcgttttgaattttcacacAACGTTTGTCGGTGCTGGTGGCGAAGTCGTCTCAGATCCAAAG GTGATCcggatgaattatttgaaGTCATGGTTTATAATTGACTTACTGAGCTGTTTACCATACGATGTATTTAATGCCTTTGATCACGACGAAGATGGAATAGGCAGCCTGTTCTCTGCCCTGAAGGTGGTCCGACTCTTGCGATTAGGGCGTGTTGTGAGAAAACTTGACCGGTACTTGGAGTACGGGGCAGCAATGCTAATTTTGCTACTCTGTTTTTACATGCTGGTTGCTCATTGGCTGGCCTGCATTTGGTACGTCACTTTAAG GTATTCCATAGGGCGATCCGACGCTGATGCTGGTGTGCAATATTCTTGGCTATGGAAATTGGCCAATGTTACACAATCACCTTACAGCTATCTGTGGACAAATACGAGCACTACACCGGAATTGATAGCAGGTCCTGCGAGACGCACAATGTATGTTACTGCCCTGTATTTTACAATGACCTGCATGACTTCAGTTGGATTTGGAAACGTCGCTGCAGAAACTgataatgagaaaattttcaccatttgTATGATGATCATTGCTG CTCTTCTATATGCCACAATATTTGGTCACGTGACTACCATAATTCAGCAGATGACATCGGCAACTGCAAAGTATCATGATATGCTGAATAATGTGAGGGAATTCATGAAACTTCACGAGGTACCTAAGGCACTCAGTGAACGGGTCATGGACTATGTGGTCAGCACTTGGGCTATGACAAAAGGACTCGATACAGACAAGGTTCTTAATTACTGTCCAAAGGATATGAAGGCAGATATTTGCGTCCATTTAAATAGAAAGGTCTTCAACGAGCATCCTGCATTCAG ACTGGCCTCAGATGGCTGTTTAAGAGCTCTGGCTATGCACTTCACGATGTCACATAGCGCACCAGGCGATCTGTTGTACCACACTGGGGAATCCATAGACTCTCTATGCTTCATCGTAACTGGGAGCTTGGAAGTCATTCAGGATGATGAGGTCGTCGCAATTTTGGGCAAAGGAGACGTATTTGGCGACAGCTTTTGGAAAGACTCTGCTATCGGTCAAAGCGCTGCCAACGTCAGGGCTCTAACATACTGCGATTTACACACCATCAAACGTGATCGACTACTGGAGGTGCTCGACTTTTATCAAGCTTTCGCCAACTCCTTTGCTCGAAATCTCGTTCTCACTTACAACCTTCGCCATCGG TTGATCTTCCGAAAGGTCGCCGATGTGCGACATGAGAAGGAACTTGCAGAGCGTAGGAAAAATGAGCCACAGCTGGATCAAACGCAGGACCACCTTGTACGCAAGATATTTTCAAG GTTTCGAAGAGAGAGACATAACCCAGATGTAGAAAAAGCTGACATCAAAGAAATCAAGGATGGGGAATCGTCGCACTCGCGTAAACTGTCATCAAGTGACGAAAATAATTCTAGCCGCACAAGACCTAGTAAGTGGGGTCGACTGCTAGGAAGTTCTAGTCTAGACTCCAGCAATGAAGCAGGCGTGAATGATACTTTCAAGCGTTCTCTTAGCGCCAGAGATTCACGACCTAGCTCCAGCGCCGGTACTAACAAAGTTTTTCCAAAGCTGGCCAAGCTAGGAACCACTGGTGCTACTATCGAAGAAGTTAGCGACACAGAAAATGCCAAAGAACCAACGCATTTACAAAATTTAAGTGCGGAATCTAAACAATTAAGTCTCAGAAGACTGGAAAGTTATGATGGAGGACTAATAGCGCAACCGAACAATGACAGGGAAATCCTGGCTGCTGTTTTAGAAGTTAAGGTTGATTTGAAGTTGGAAGTTCAAAGGGTAAATCAAAGATTAGCAAAAATAGAAGATATGTTACAGACTCTGATGAACCGTGTCTCAGTTACTGCCACACCAACAACCGTAGTTCCGGCTCATAGCCAAAACAGTTCTAGCGCATCCCATTTGCAAAGTTCCAGTTCTACGAGTGCTAATGCTCCACCGCAAGGAGATACCACAGAACAAAAATCCGTGGAACCCACAAACAAAGAGCAGCTGTCGTTGTGTGATCGTTTAAAGTATCAAGAATATCCCCAAGCGCATCCCGATCGTTCTAAAGAGGTCTTAGAGCGGCTTATAAGCTGTTCCAGTGAACTTAAAACCCCCAAAGAAGTTAACAAAGAATTGCTCGAACGTTTAACCCAGGCTTCGACCTCCCGTGATGACGTGACCCCTTTGGGACCATTAATTTTGCGAAAACGTAGGAGCAAATCGCGAAATAAAGGTGCTGCTCCTCAAGCTCCTCTGGCCACACAGCCTGTAAGTCCTTCAGATCCTACTGAAACGACACAAATGCTCGAGCCTGCTGAAGAAACTGTGACCTTAAGTGCAGAGGCACGAACTGAAAGGCTAGAGCGATCCGAACGATTAGAACGCAAGCGACCACCGCCCAGACCTAgagaatatttatga
- the LOC105693394 gene encoding potassium voltage-gated channel protein eag isoform X3, producing the protein MPGGRRGLVAPQNTFLENIIRRSSSQPDSSFLLANAQIADFPIVYCNESFCKISGFNRAEVMQKSCRCAFMYGELTNKETISRIEECLEGQIHDQFEILLYKKNSTPRETPLWLLLQIAPIKNERDLVVLFLLTFRDITALKQPIETDDAKGGLSKFAKLARSVTRSRSVLVSQFSSHLPVLKDTALPTTAKQSHLAHMMSLSGDVMPQYRQEAPKTPPHILLHYCAFKAIWDWIILCLTFYTAIMVPYNVAFKNKTSEDVSLLVVDSIVDVIFFIDIVLNFHTTFVGAGGEVVSDPKVIRMNYLKSWFIIDLLSCLPYDVFNAFDHDEDGIGSLFSALKVVRLLRLGRVVRKLDRYLEYGAAMLILLLCFYMLVAHWLACIWYSIGRSDADAGVQYSWLWKLANVTQSPYSYLWTNTSTTPELIAGPARRTMYVTALYFTMTCMTSVGFGNVAAETDNEKIFTICMMIIAALLYATIFGHVTTIIQQMTSATAKYHDMLNNVREFMKLHEVPKALSERVMDYVVSTWAMTKGLDTDKVLNYCPKDMKADICVHLNRKVFNEHPAFRLASDGCLRALAMHFTMSHSAPGDLLYHTGESIDSLCFIVTGSLEVIQDDEVVAILGKGDVFGDSFWKDSAIGQSAANVRALTYCDLHTIKRDRLLEVLDFYQAFANSFARNLVLTYNLRHRLIFRKVADVRHEKELAERRKNEPQLDQTQDHLVRKIFSRFKTDGEPLMTKMLTCHHQDSDEELTVNVLPPWPSFRFRRERHNPDVEKADIKEIKDGESSHSRKLSSSDENNSSRTRPSKWGRLLGSSSLDSSNEAGVNDTFKRSLSARDSRPSSSAGTNKVFPKLAKLGTTGATIEEVSDTENAKEPTHLQNLSAESKQLSLRRLESYDGGLIAQPNNDREILAAVLEVKVDLKLEVQRVNQRLAKIEDMLQTLMNRVSVTATPTTVVPAHSQNSSSASHLQSSSSTSANAPPQGDTTEQKSVEPTNKEQLSLCDRLKYQEYPQAHPDRSKEVLERLISCSSELKTPKEVNKELLERLTQASTSRDDVTPLGPLILRKRRSKSRNKGAAPQAPLATQPVSPSDPTETTQMLEPAEETVTLSAEARTERLERSERLERKRPPPRPREYL; encoded by the exons ccgACAGCAGTTTTCTACTTGCAAATGCCCAGATAGCGGACTTTCCGATCGTCTATTGCAACGAAAGTTTCTGCAAAATTTCCGGCTTCAATCGGGCAGAG GTAATGCAAAAATCATGTCGTTGCGCTTTCATGTACGGCGAACTGACCAACAAGGAAACAATATCCCGCATCGAAGAGTGTTTGGAAGGGCAGATCCACGACCAGTTCGAGATTCTGCTTTACAAGAAAAACA GTACCCCACGAG AGACACCACTATGGCTTTTATTACAAATCGCGCCGatcaaaaacgaacgagattTGGTCGTCTTGTTTCTTTTGACATTTCGGGATATCACTGCGCTCAAACAACCCATAGAAACCGACGACGCCAAGGGTGGATTATCCAAGTTTGCAAAGCTTGCCAGATCCGTCACCAGATCAAGATCTGTTCTGGTTTCTCAGTTCAGTTCGCATCTCCCTGTCCTCAAAGACACAGCACTGCCAACTACGGCCAAGCAATCACACTTGGCTCAT atGATGTCCTTGAGCGGCGATGTCATGCCTCAATATCGTCAAGAAGCTCCAAAGACACCTCctcatattttattacattacTGTGCTTTCAAAGCTATTTGGGATTGGATTATTTTATGCCTGACTTTCTACACTGCGATCATGGTCCCATATAATGTGGCattcaaaaacaaaaccagCGAGGACGTCTCTCTGCTAGTCGTTGATAGTATAGTTGATGTCATTTTCTTTATCGATatcgttttgaattttcacacAACGTTTGTCGGTGCTGGTGGCGAAGTCGTCTCAGATCCAAAG GTGATCcggatgaattatttgaaGTCATGGTTTATAATTGACTTACTGAGCTGTTTACCATACGATGTATTTAATGCCTTTGATCACGACGAAGATGGAATAGGCAGCCTGTTCTCTGCCCTGAAGGTGGTCCGACTCTTGCGATTAGGGCGTGTTGTGAGAAAACTTGACCGGTACTTGGAGTACGGGGCAGCAATGCTAATTTTGCTACTCTGTTTTTACATGCTGGTTGCTCATTGGCTGGCCTGCATTTG GTATTCCATAGGGCGATCCGACGCTGATGCTGGTGTGCAATATTCTTGGCTATGGAAATTGGCCAATGTTACACAATCACCTTACAGCTATCTGTGGACAAATACGAGCACTACACCGGAATTGATAGCAGGTCCTGCGAGACGCACAATGTATGTTACTGCCCTGTATTTTACAATGACCTGCATGACTTCAGTTGGATTTGGAAACGTCGCTGCAGAAACTgataatgagaaaattttcaccatttgTATGATGATCATTGCTG CTCTTCTATATGCCACAATATTTGGTCACGTGACTACCATAATTCAGCAGATGACATCGGCAACTGCAAAGTATCATGATATGCTGAATAATGTGAGGGAATTCATGAAACTTCACGAGGTACCTAAGGCACTCAGTGAACGGGTCATGGACTATGTGGTCAGCACTTGGGCTATGACAAAAGGACTCGATACAGACAAGGTTCTTAATTACTGTCCAAAGGATATGAAGGCAGATATTTGCGTCCATTTAAATAGAAAGGTCTTCAACGAGCATCCTGCATTCAG ACTGGCCTCAGATGGCTGTTTAAGAGCTCTGGCTATGCACTTCACGATGTCACATAGCGCACCAGGCGATCTGTTGTACCACACTGGGGAATCCATAGACTCTCTATGCTTCATCGTAACTGGGAGCTTGGAAGTCATTCAGGATGATGAGGTCGTCGCAATTTTGGGCAAAGGAGACGTATTTGGCGACAGCTTTTGGAAAGACTCTGCTATCGGTCAAAGCGCTGCCAACGTCAGGGCTCTAACATACTGCGATTTACACACCATCAAACGTGATCGACTACTGGAGGTGCTCGACTTTTATCAAGCTTTCGCCAACTCCTTTGCTCGAAATCTCGTTCTCACTTACAACCTTCGCCATCGG TTGATCTTCCGAAAGGTCGCCGATGTGCGACATGAGAAGGAACTTGCAGAGCGTAGGAAAAATGAGCCACAGCTGGATCAAACGCAGGACCACCTTGTACGCAAGATATTTTCAAG ATTCAAGACGGATGGAGAACCCCTAATGACAAAGATGCTGACCTGTCATCATCAGGATTCAGACGAGGAGCTCACTGTCAACGTTCTACCACCATGGCCCAGTTTTAG GTTTCGAAGAGAGAGACATAACCCAGATGTAGAAAAAGCTGACATCAAAGAAATCAAGGATGGGGAATCGTCGCACTCGCGTAAACTGTCATCAAGTGACGAAAATAATTCTAGCCGCACAAGACCTAGTAAGTGGGGTCGACTGCTAGGAAGTTCTAGTCTAGACTCCAGCAATGAAGCAGGCGTGAATGATACTTTCAAGCGTTCTCTTAGCGCCAGAGATTCACGACCTAGCTCCAGCGCCGGTACTAACAAAGTTTTTCCAAAGCTGGCCAAGCTAGGAACCACTGGTGCTACTATCGAAGAAGTTAGCGACACAGAAAATGCCAAAGAACCAACGCATTTACAAAATTTAAGTGCGGAATCTAAACAATTAAGTCTCAGAAGACTGGAAAGTTATGATGGAGGACTAATAGCGCAACCGAACAATGACAGGGAAATCCTGGCTGCTGTTTTAGAAGTTAAGGTTGATTTGAAGTTGGAAGTTCAAAGGGTAAATCAAAGATTAGCAAAAATAGAAGATATGTTACAGACTCTGATGAACCGTGTCTCAGTTACTGCCACACCAACAACCGTAGTTCCGGCTCATAGCCAAAACAGTTCTAGCGCATCCCATTTGCAAAGTTCCAGTTCTACGAGTGCTAATGCTCCACCGCAAGGAGATACCACAGAACAAAAATCCGTGGAACCCACAAACAAAGAGCAGCTGTCGTTGTGTGATCGTTTAAAGTATCAAGAATATCCCCAAGCGCATCCCGATCGTTCTAAAGAGGTCTTAGAGCGGCTTATAAGCTGTTCCAGTGAACTTAAAACCCCCAAAGAAGTTAACAAAGAATTGCTCGAACGTTTAACCCAGGCTTCGACCTCCCGTGATGACGTGACCCCTTTGGGACCATTAATTTTGCGAAAACGTAGGAGCAAATCGCGAAATAAAGGTGCTGCTCCTCAAGCTCCTCTGGCCACACAGCCTGTAAGTCCTTCAGATCCTACTGAAACGACACAAATGCTCGAGCCTGCTGAAGAAACTGTGACCTTAAGTGCAGAGGCACGAACTGAAAGGCTAGAGCGATCCGAACGATTAGAACGCAAGCGACCACCGCCCAGACCTAgagaatatttatga